In Kitasatospora sp. NA04385, a single genomic region encodes these proteins:
- a CDS encoding ADP-ribosylglycohydrolase family protein has product MTTTTTARQAARDAMEGLALGDAFGERWFEPSRVPAEAVARIRARHTPEESPWHWTDDTAMALCVYRALLDQDGINRTQLAAMFGATYLADPARRYGYGMTKLLPRLAEAPERWATETRALFDGQGSLGNGAAMRVAPLGAWFAEDLDEAVEQAVYSAEVTHTHPEGVAGAVAVAVAAALAARSRMPGGGPYGESLLYEVADRTPEGAVRAGIRVAAELPPETEPGRAAALLGNGKRISAADTVPFALWAAAYHLDDLVGGLWTTAEGLGDVDTTCAIAGGVIAAGTGLGGVPAAWRERCEALPQWVAGE; this is encoded by the coding sequence ATGACGACCACCACCACCGCCCGGCAGGCCGCCCGCGACGCGATGGAGGGCCTGGCCCTCGGGGACGCCTTCGGGGAGCGCTGGTTCGAACCGTCCCGGGTGCCCGCCGAGGCCGTCGCGCGGATCCGGGCCCGGCACACCCCCGAGGAGTCGCCCTGGCACTGGACCGACGACACCGCGATGGCCCTGTGCGTGTACCGGGCGCTGCTCGACCAGGACGGGATCAACCGCACCCAGTTGGCCGCGATGTTCGGCGCCACCTACCTCGCCGACCCGGCCCGCCGCTACGGCTACGGGATGACGAAGCTGCTGCCCCGCCTCGCCGAGGCCCCCGAGCGGTGGGCCACCGAGACCAGGGCGCTGTTCGACGGGCAGGGCAGCCTCGGCAACGGCGCCGCGATGCGGGTCGCCCCGCTCGGCGCCTGGTTCGCCGAGGACCTGGACGAGGCCGTCGAACAGGCCGTGTACTCCGCCGAGGTCACCCACACCCACCCCGAGGGCGTCGCCGGGGCGGTCGCCGTCGCGGTGGCCGCCGCGCTGGCGGCCCGGAGCCGGATGCCGGGCGGCGGCCCGTACGGGGAGTCGCTGCTGTACGAGGTCGCGGACCGCACCCCCGAGGGCGCGGTCCGCGCGGGCATCCGGGTGGCCGCCGAACTGCCCCCGGAGACGGAGCCGGGGCGGGCCGCCGCACTGCTCGGCAACGGGAAGCGGATCAGTGCCGCCGACACCGTCCCGTTCGCGCTCTGGGCGGCCGCCTACCACCTGGACGACCTGGTCGGGGGGCTGTGGACCACCGCCGAGGGCCTCGGCGACGTGGACACCACCTGCGCGATCGCCGGCGGCGTGATCGCCGCCGGCACCGGCCTGGGCGGCGTCCCGGCCGCCTGGCGGGAGCGGTGCGAGGCGCTGCCGCAGTGGGTGGCGGGGGAGTAG
- a CDS encoding alpha/beta fold hydrolase — MPHCTTRDGVEIFYKDWGRGRPVVFIHGWPLNGDAWQDQLKAVADAGFRGIAHDRRGHGRSTPVYDGYDFDTFADDLNDLLTALDLTDVTLVAHSMGGGELARYIGRHGTDRIRSAVLLSAIPPLMLQGPDNPEGVPQSVFDGIKAGILQERSQFWKDTAVGFFSADRPGSKATEGNKDAFWYMAMAETIEGGVACVDAFAHTDFHADLKKFDVPLLVVHGDDDQVVPIDATGRKTAALVPGAQLKVYEGGSHGIALVPGDKEKFNRDLIEFLTS; from the coding sequence ATGCCCCACTGCACGACCCGCGACGGTGTGGAGATCTTCTACAAGGACTGGGGACGCGGCCGCCCGGTCGTCTTCATCCACGGCTGGCCGCTGAACGGCGACGCCTGGCAGGACCAGCTGAAGGCCGTCGCCGACGCCGGCTTCCGCGGCATCGCCCACGACCGCCGCGGCCACGGCCGCTCCACCCCCGTGTACGACGGCTACGACTTCGACACCTTCGCCGACGACCTGAACGACCTGCTCACCGCCCTCGACCTGACCGACGTCACCCTGGTGGCGCACTCGATGGGCGGCGGCGAACTGGCCCGCTACATCGGCCGGCACGGCACCGACCGGATCCGCTCCGCGGTGCTGCTCTCCGCCATCCCGCCGCTGATGCTCCAGGGCCCGGACAACCCCGAGGGCGTCCCGCAGTCCGTCTTCGACGGCATCAAGGCGGGCATCCTCCAGGAGCGCTCGCAGTTCTGGAAGGACACGGCGGTCGGCTTCTTCTCCGCCGACCGGCCGGGGAGCAAGGCCACCGAGGGCAACAAGGACGCCTTCTGGTACATGGCCATGGCCGAGACCATCGAGGGCGGGGTCGCCTGCGTGGACGCCTTCGCGCACACCGACTTCCACGCGGACCTGAAGAAGTTCGACGTCCCGCTGCTGGTCGTCCACGGCGACGACGACCAGGTCGTGCCGATCGACGCCACCGGCCGCAAGACCGCCGCCCTGGTGCCCGGCGCGCAGCTCAAGGTCTACGAGGGCGGCTCGCACGGCATCGCGCTGGTGCCCGGCGACAAGGAGAAGTTCAACCGGGACCTGATCGAGTTCCTCACGTCCTGA